One segment of Ziziphus jujuba cultivar Dongzao chromosome 12, ASM3175591v1 DNA contains the following:
- the LOC107428989 gene encoding uncharacterized protein LOC107428989 yields MGTKKFLMLKTNFDLLHKHLFNRVLYGNMLGVVGSIWVSICRCVIYVFGLLSRHLFRLQADEKENNNNSDNNNKALCFQQDEQIDSKCSQIPDINNNESEEENDDSAFFDTVSASSTNKYEFVFGKDINGYLEEPKAVNFSVEELFVVGSRDSTICDSQISEIQDFPGKEFPGKNLETEEAHSEEAEYPVEKQGQEIFTVDEIPEVEEDPVENSGDVTEKQEQGILAEIELSEMGDLHQENRFLSNHEVESISDSYSSPSDPKPESFSRIDLSPRSDEDVESITYEFSPEDKDDGKESVPEIPTAVFGSKEENNEEFQPQNDRTIPNGESVSFSAQQHNCSDEEYIELEPNTQNSIQFDRNALSGKDDSQERNSIQDPDDQKDMAFQWDHDDLIEQLKLELRNVRTGGLPTILEEEGEEETESPIVVEDLKLKPLKIDLKFDYKDQVEEIQKVYRSYAEKMRKLDILNNQTMHAIGFLQLKDQINSLSIQKPLVLKNLWPRKAQRAVATDDPMLEFCGKLHKELELVYVGQVCLSWEILYWQQRKLQELQQYDAQEFHRYNLVASEFQLFQVLLQRFIEDESFQGPRVQNYVRNRCVLRSFLQVPPIRDDSRKDKKYVMEEEKDPISGEKMAKIIAKSMLTFWEFLRKDESSMNLKAAQQTAVDPAESKLLMDVRKDFQKKERKLKDIQRSGNCVVRKFQKHQDQAQLEHAMLVAQVEIRLISRVLNMSKLTADQLMWCHQKLNQINFDNRKVHLEPSFLLFPC; encoded by the exons ATGGGTACCAAGAAATTTCTGATGCTCAAAACCAATTTCGATTTGCTTCATAAACATCTCTTCAACAGGGTTCTGTACGGAAACATGCTTGGGGTTGTTGGTTCAATATGGGTTTCTATTTGCAGATGTgtaatttatgtttttggaTTGTTGAGTAGACACTTGTTcag ATTGCAGGCagatgaaaaggaaaacaacaacaacagcgacaacaacaacaaggcTTTGTGTTTCCAACAAGACGAACAAATTGATTCAAAGTGTTCACAGATTCCAGATATTAACAACAATGAGAgcgaagaagaaaatgatgattCTGCTTTCTTTGATACTGTCTCTGCTTCAAGCACCAACAAGTACGAGTTCGTGTTTGGGAAAGATATTAATGGCTATCTGGAAGAACCAAAAGCTGTGAACTTTTCCGTTGAAGAATTGTTCGTTGTGGGCTCAAGAGATTCTACAATCTGTGACAGCCAAATTTCTGAAATCCAAGATTTTCCCGGAAAGGAGTTTCCGggaaaaaatttagaaacagAGGAAGCTCATTCTGAAGAAGCAGAGTACCCTGTTGAGAAACAGGGGCAGGAAATATTCACTGTGGATGAGATTCCAGAGGTtgaagaagaccctgttgaaaATTCCGGTGACGTTACCGAGAAACAAGAACAGGGAATATTAGCTGAAATTGAGCTTTCCGAGATGGGTGATTTACACCAAGAAAATAGATTTCTTAGCAACCATGAAGTCGAATCAATTTCTGATAGTTACTCTTCACCTTCTGATCCAAAACCAGAGTCGTTTAGTCGAATCGATTTGTCACCGAGAAGCGATGAAGATGTCGAATCCATCACCTATGAGTTTTCACCGGAAGACAAAGACGACGGCAAAGAATCGGTACCGGAAATTCCTACGGCGGTTTTCGGATCAAAGGAAGAGAATAATGAAGAATTTCAACCACAGAATGATAGGACAATTCCAAATGGAGAATCGGTATCCTTTTCAGCTCAGCAGCATAATTGCTCTGACGAGGAGTACATAGAATTAGAACCCAATACACAGAATTCAATTCAGTTTGATCGAAATGCTTTGTCTGGGAAAGATGATTCTCAGGAAAGAAACTCTATTCAAGACCCAGATGATCAAAAAGACATGGCGTTCCAATGGGATCATGACGATTTAATTGAACAGCTTAAATTGGAATTGAGAAATGTAAGAACTGGAGGACTACCAACTATTTtagaggaagaaggagaagaggaAACGGAATCTCCAATCGTTGTAGAAGATCTGAAATTGAAGCCTTTGAAGattgatttgaaatttgattaTAAAGATCAAGTGGAGGAGATTCAGAAAGTGTATAGAAGCTATGCAGAAAAAATGCGGAAATTGGATATTTTGAATAACCAGACCATGCATGCTATCG GTTTTCTCCAGCTTAAAGATCAAATTAATTCGTTATCGATACAAAAACCTCTAGTTCTAAAGAACTTGTGGCCGAGAAAAGCACAAAGAGCAGTAGCCACAGATGACCCAATGCTAGAATTTTGTGGAAAATTGCATAAAGAGTTGGAATTGGTGTATGTAGGACAGGTTTGCCTTTCTTGGGAAATCCTCTACTGGCAGCAAAGAAAACTCCAAGAGTTACAGCAATATGATGCTCAAGAGTTTCATCGCTATAATCTAGTTGCCTCTGAATTCCAATTGTTTCAAGTTCTTCTGCAAAGATTCATAGAGGATGAATCATTTCAAGGCCCTAGAGTTCAGAACTATGTCAGGAATCGATGTGTTCTTCGTAGCTTTCTCCAAGTCCCACCTATAAGAG ATGATTCTAGGAAGGATAAGAAGTATGTAATGGAGGAAGAGAAAGATCCAATTTCCGGTGAAAAGATGGCAAAAATCATAGCAAAATCGATGCTTACATTCTGGGAATTTCTTCGCAAAGATGAATCTAGTATGAATTTGAAAGCTGCTCAACAAACTGCAGTTGACCCTGCAGAGTCAAAACTTCTAATGGACGTTCGTAAAGATTTTCAGAAG aAGGAAAGGAAGCTTAAAGATATACAGAGAAGTGGAAATTGTGTAGTAAGGAAGTTCCAAAAGCATCAAGATCAAGCTCAACTTGAGCATGCAATGTTAGTAGCTCAAGTGGAAATAAGATTGATTTCAAGAGTGCTAAATATGTCAAAGTTAACCGCAGATCAGTTAATGTGGTGCCaccaaaaattaaaccaaatcaATTTTGATAACAGGAAGGTTCACTTGGAACCTTCgtttttgctttttccttgtTAA